A window of Pullulanibacillus sp. KACC 23026 genomic DNA:
TATTTTCTTTATTTAATTTCAATAAAAAGTGTTCCGCAAGCTCCGGGATGTCCTGCCGTCGCTCTCTTAAGGGTAACAAATCAATTTGGAAGACATTCAACCGGAAGTAGAGGTCACTTCGAAATGATCCATTATAGGCGATTTCGTCCATAATATTCTTGTTTGTAGCCGCAATGATCCGTACGTTTATTGGGATCCTCTTGTGGCTTCCGATTCGTGTTACCTCTCTTTCTTGGAGTACCCTCAGAAGGTTAATCTGAAGCTCAAGCGGCATTTCGCCGATCTCGTCCAAGAAAAGTGTCCCGTTATCCGCCGCTTCAAATAAGCCCTTCTTTCCTCCTTTGATAGCACCAGTAAAGGCGCCTTCTGTGTAACCAAATAGTTCAGATTGCATGAGATCCTTAGGGATGGCTCCGCAATTAATCGGTATAAAAGGTTGGTTTTTCCTAGAACTGTCATTATGAATTGCGTTTGCAAAGAGTTCTTTTCCGGTTCCACTTTCACCGATAATTAGAACATTGGAGTCCGTATTAGCCGCAATTTTGGCTAAATTTATGGATCGTAAGAAGGCATCATCGACACCAATCATTGTCTCAAAGGTGATTTTTTGATCTTGGCGACTAGTGTGGCTCGTTTTATTAACGATCAATCTTTTTAGACGAACAAGCTTAGTGTCGTTTTTTTCCTCAATGTTAATTTCAAGTAGTTCTTGGCCAAATCGTTTTCTTAAATGATGGCTTTGCGGGTTTGCAGAAAGATGTTCGAGCAGGACAGGCAAGACAGAGGGTAGTTCTTGAAAAATGGCTAAAGCATGTCTGTTTGAAAAAAGTAATTCATTGTTTTTTAGAATGATCAAGCCGCCTTTTTCTTTTTCATATAGAAGTTCAAATAGATCATCATAAAGCCTTTGCTTTTGCGCTTCCTCCAGAACAATTGAAAGGGATGAAGCGAGTGTTTCAATTATAGGCAACTGCTCAATGAGTTGTTCGGTTTGGTGGTCAGGGGCAATCACACCAAGAACGCCAATTAAGCATCCTGATTGATTCAGAAGAGGTATTCCAACTGTTGTAAAGGGTTTTAAGGATGTGTCGGAATGCTTTTTTCCTTTTACCCATGAAAGCTTCAAATCTTTTAATGCATGAAAAATACCATTCTCATTCTTTAATAAAGAGTCAAGCGCACCGCTTGATTGTAAATCTAAATTTGTGTTTTTTCTATCAATGATTTGACCGGTTTCATTGGTGAGTAAAAACATATAGGGATATAAGTTAGCGATGTGACTCATAACGGTAGCCATTTGGCCCCAGGGACGTTCACCTGATGTTGGTTGAGAAAATGTTAGAGAATGGACTGGCTGCTTTCTTTGTAATTGAGAAACGTCACTCGGATAAGCAATGAAAGGGACTGGTTGAATAGAAGATTTGGACTCCCAAACAATATCAAATTGTTTATGATCATTGAGCTTACCGATTCGTGAATGCTGCCATAGATGTTGCGTTCTTTCATCAAAACGGACATAGCCTTGCGGTGCATCAAAGCTCGATTGTTTTAAGGCTTTCCGAATAGAAACTGTTGTAAAGTCAGGAGCAATTTGCAGAGCGTTAGCCAGCAGAAATAGGCTGTTATACGTGTTTTCCATAACCGAACTGATCACATCTGTACCAAATTCGGCCTGGAATTCTCTTACAAATGTGTGGTTAGCCGAAGTGGACACTGACTGAAAATAGGGGAAGGAGCTATATATATCGAGTCCATTTGCAAGCTTGATCTCGGCAATCTCGGTCTCAGCAGTAATTGGGCTACAAATAGGGAGGGTTAGCCCACTTTCTCCAAGCTGTTCATAAAAAGAAACGGCACTGTTACCTACAAGGGTAGAAAACAAGATAGCTGGTTTGAGACATTCAATCTTACTAAGGACAGGATCAAAGTTTTTTGTTCCTAAAGGAGAATAGGTTTCTCCTACAATAGTAGTACTTGAGGGATCTAACTGGCTTCGAATGTACTGGTTGATTTTACGAGGGTAGACATAATCAGAACTTACTAGGTAAAAAGAGTTCCCAAGGTTTTTGATGATCCATGGCAGAAAATAGCTGAGTTGTTGATTGGGCAATGCTCCCGTATAGAACACCCAATCATTCTGCTCGTTCCCTTCGTATATCGTTGGGTATATGAGTAATCTGTCATAGTACTTCAAAGTAGGAAGTAAGGCTTGTCTGCAGGCAGACGTGTAGACGCCAATTAATAGACAAACGTGATCATCTTCTATTAATTTTTTTGCTTTTTCGATGGTGACAAAAGGATCAGAGGCAATATCCTCCACAATTGGTTCGAAAGGAATGCCCCCAACTCCTCCCATTTCATTTATGTGCTTAATCGCAAGCAGCGCAGCTTGACATTGACCAAGCTCAGTAACAGCAGTCGCACCTGTTAAGGAAAATAAAATTCCAATTTTAAAGGTTTTATTGGACATTTTGAACTCTCCTTAGAATTGAAAATCTTAAATTAGGTGTAAACCTAAATGAACACATATTGTAAGATGTTCTAACAATAATGATGAGTGTTATATAAAGCGTTAAAAGGGCAGAGGAGCATGCGTCACCACATACGGCCGAATAGTCTGTATTTTCTTAAATTATATAATAAAATTCCAAGCTGTGCACTTAAAAATAAGTGAAATTGAACAAATTTGAACAGAGTGTCCACTCCTTTGAACAGCTTATGTTATTTTTTCTGACAATAATTTATCAATTAAGCGCTTACTCTCTTGGTTTTGAATTGGCATGAAGATTGCATAGAGAATTGTGAGAACCACCACAAGAAAATAAGGAGGAATTTTAATGCCTGTTGGATCGATATCCAGTCACAAAGACACGGTTGGGGTAGCTGTCGTCAATTACAAAGTACCGGTTCTAGAATCAAAAGAGGAAGTCATCGAGAACTGTAGGCGTATTGCTGACTTTGTTGAAGGAACGAAACTCGGGTATCCGGGACTCGATTTAATTGTCTTTCCAGAGTACTCCACACAGGGCTTTCATCCCAGTAAATGGCCGGAACTCTGTACGACAGTTCCCGGTCCTGAAACGGATATTTTCTCTGAAGCTTGCCGGAAAAATAAAGTTTGGGGTGTTTTCTCGATTACCGGCGAGCACAATCCTTTGGGTAATCCCTTTAATAGCTTTCTTTTGATTGACGATCAAGGCGAAATCAAGATGAACTACCACAAAATAAATCCGTGGGTGCCAAAAGAGCCATGGTATCCGGGACACGAGACGATGGTGGTGGAGGGTCCAAAAGGATTGAAAATTGGTGCTAATATTTGTTACGACTCCAACATGCCTGAGATTGTAAGAGATACCGTCATGAAAGGAGCAGAGCTTGTCGTCCGTATACAGGGCTATATGTATCCATCGAAAGATCAGCAAATTAAGCTAGCAAGCATTCGTGCCTGGGAGAATTTAACCTATTTTGCCGTCTCCAATATGGCAGGAAGGGATAAAGTGTATTCCTACTTCGGCCACTCAAATATTGTTAATTTTGATGGCACATCGCTTGCGGAATGCGGTACGACTCCAGATGAAGTGACCTATGCGGAGCTTTCCATTTCAGGGATTCGGAATGCTCGGAGACACTGGACTGCTGAAAATCACCTCTATAATTTAACACATAGAGGCTACACCGCTCTAGAACATGGTGTTGCGACAATCCCTTATAGTTTCTATAAAACATGGGTGGAAGATCCTGAAAAAGCTACGGCTATATGTGAGTCTCTTACAAGAACAACACCGGAGCAGCCCGCAGAGGAAGAAGAGACAGTGATCTTGAAAAATTAATCGATTTTTATTGGTGGTGTTATAGGAAGGAGGGAGACTCTATACGTCCTGAGGTGAAAACAAAATTAAGGAGGGCATTTGGTCAAAGGATTAAAATTGGTACTTTAATGTTAAGAGAGAGAAATAAAAGAGGATTGGAAATCAATGATGAATCGATTACTGATCTGACTTAAGAGGCTTTGACTCTGACAAATAAAGAGTCCTTCATTTATCTTCATAAAAAAGTATCTGGTAAATGCGATATTAAAGAAAGTGTGGTGTTCAGGTTGTTAGAAGAAACAGTAAAAGGGAGTTCACCATCAAAGAAAAGAAAATTTAATTCCTTTGTAAATAATCCGGTAGTGGAAGATTACGCACTTAGATACGCCCCGAAATCGTTTAGAAAGTGGTCGGAGTTCTCGGTGATGAACTCAGCTGTTGGAGGCATTGCCTTCCTTGCCGACTTTGCGATAGGCGGTTCAATTGCTATTTCTTATGGGTTCACGAGTGCCTTTTGGGGAATCATTATCGCTGCTCTTGTCATTTTTTTAACGGGGATTCCGATTGCCTATTATTCTGCTAAATACAGTGTGGACATGGATTTACTGACACGCGGCGCCGGATTTGGCTATTTAGGTTCAACGATTACGTCCCTTGTCTATGCATCCTTCACATTTATTTATATGTCAACAGAAGGGGCTATCATGGCACAAGCCTTTGAAATGTATTTCCACATGCCGCTTCCGATTGGTTACTTGGTTAGTTCATTAGTTGTAATTCCCCTCGTATTGTTTGGAATGACGGCTCTATCAAAACTCCAAGTGTGGACTCAGCCGGTCTGGCTACTGCTTATGATCGCGCCGATTGCCGCAATTATTATGAAAGACCCCGGAACAGTCTCAGCTTGGACCCATTTTGCAGGAAAGTCACCATCTGGAGCTGCTTTTAATCCATTATTTGTTGCCTTGTCTTCAGGTGTTGTTCTTTCGCTCATCTCACAAATTGGGGAACAGGCCGATTACTTAAGGTTTATGCCTACTCTTACAAAGCAAAATCGCAGAAAGTGGCTCTGGGCAGTTATGATTGCGGGACCTGGTTGGGTGGTAATTGGTGCCTTTAAAGAATTAAGCGGGAGCTTTATGGTCTCTTTTATAGCGCCATCTGTCGGGTTCGATGTCGCTGATCAGCCTATTCAAATGTTTGTGAAAGCTTTTGGTACTTTCATTCCGAGTGCCTTTGTGGTTCTAACCATCGCGACTTTCTTTGTTGTCCTTTCGCAAATTAAGATAAACGTAACCAATGCGTACTCCGGTTCTTTGTCCTGGTCTAATTTCTTTTCACGTGTCTTACATTTTCATCCTGGGCGTGTGGTTTGGTTATTTTTACAAGTTGCGATCGCTATTGTGTTAATGGAAGCCGGACTCTTCAATTTTCTTAATACCGTATTGGGATTTTATTCTAACATTGCAGTAGCTTGGATAGGAGCGATTGTAGCGGATTTGGTCATCAACAAAACTTTGTTAAAAATAAGTCCTTCTTATATTGAATTTAAGCGCGCACATCTATACAACTTTAACCCTGTAGGCTTTGGGTCTATGATTATTGCTTCTATTCTATCGATAATGGCATACTTCGGTCTTTTTGGTGCTACTCTTCAAGCCTTTTCACCTTTCTTGTCTCTTGTGGTCGCCTTTATATTAGCTCCGGTTATTGCTCTAGCAACGAAAGGAAAGTATTACATTGCAAGACAAAACCCATTCCAAGGAGCCCTAACAGAGCTTGCAGCCAGTTCAAATGAAGTGACAGAAGAAAGAGTAGAGGAATCTAACTCAACTGGAGAACAGAGTCCTACCCATGACCATTCCCATCTCCATGGATTGGTAGGTCCTTATGCGGAGTTGATCCCGGCACCGAATAATAATGGGGAATATGAATGCGTGACTTGCGAATTTGATTATGAGCAAGAGGATATTACTTATTGTCCATTTCATAAAGGAATGATCTGCTCTTTGTGCTGCAGCCTTGAGAAGGAATGTGGAGATATGTGCAAAAAGTAAAAGGATTTAGATAGACAGAGTATAATACTTAATTGGATTCTGTCTATACATAAAGAGGTTGGAAGTTATTTGAGTCTCTCATAAGCAGTCAGATTTTGGAAACCAGGTTTGATATAAAATTAAACTTATTAACAGGAGGAATTCACATGGGCAGTATTGGAAGTATGTCAAAACCATCAGAAGGCTTTTTAACAGCTTTGATTCAGTATCCCGTACCAATTGTCGAATCGCGTGAGGATATTGATAAACAGATCAAACAAATTATTAAAATGTTACACTCTACCAAGGCTGGTTATCCTGGCGTTGAGCTGATTGTTTTCCCAGAATACAGTACCCAAGGTTTAAATACAAAAAAGTGGACAACAGAAGAATTT
This region includes:
- a CDS encoding transporter substrate-binding protein; this translates as MSNKTFKIGILFSLTGATAVTELGQCQAALLAIKHINEMGGVGGIPFEPIVEDIASDPFVTIEKAKKLIEDDHVCLLIGVYTSACRQALLPTLKYYDRLLIYPTIYEGNEQNDWVFYTGALPNQQLSYFLPWIIKNLGNSFYLVSSDYVYPRKINQYIRSQLDPSSTTIVGETYSPLGTKNFDPVLSKIECLKPAILFSTLVGNSAVSFYEQLGESGLTLPICSPITAETEIAEIKLANGLDIYSSFPYFQSVSTSANHTFVREFQAEFGTDVISSVMENTYNSLFLLANALQIAPDFTTVSIRKALKQSSFDAPQGYVRFDERTQHLWQHSRIGKLNDHKQFDIVWESKSSIQPVPFIAYPSDVSQLQRKQPVHSLTFSQPTSGERPWGQMATVMSHIANLYPYMFLLTNETGQIIDRKNTNLDLQSSGALDSLLKNENGIFHALKDLKLSWVKGKKHSDTSLKPFTTVGIPLLNQSGCLIGVLGVIAPDHQTEQLIEQLPIIETLASSLSIVLEEAQKQRLYDDLFELLYEKEKGGLIILKNNELLFSNRHALAIFQELPSVLPVLLEHLSANPQSHHLRKRFGQELLEINIEEKNDTKLVRLKRLIVNKTSHTSRQDQKITFETMIGVDDAFLRSINLAKIAANTDSNVLIIGESGTGKELFANAIHNDSSRKNQPFIPINCGAIPKDLMQSELFGYTEGAFTGAIKGGKKGLFEAADNGTLFLDEIGEMPLELQINLLRVLQEREVTRIGSHKRIPINVRIIAATNKNIMDEIAYNGSFRSDLYFRLNVFQIDLLPLRERRQDIPELAEHFLLKLNKENNTQKTFSKRTIDLFLKYHWPGNIRELSNVVERSYYLSRLDTEIAQQHVTSFIHANYTEPAPIEVVSSSLPSNQPLSNEKQLIIEWLDKTGANISKVARQLNMSRTTLYKKINFYEIKIKR
- a CDS encoding aliphatic amidase — encoded protein: MPVGSISSHKDTVGVAVVNYKVPVLESKEEVIENCRRIADFVEGTKLGYPGLDLIVFPEYSTQGFHPSKWPELCTTVPGPETDIFSEACRKNKVWGVFSITGEHNPLGNPFNSFLLIDDQGEIKMNYHKINPWVPKEPWYPGHETMVVEGPKGLKIGANICYDSNMPEIVRDTVMKGAELVVRIQGYMYPSKDQQIKLASIRAWENLTYFAVSNMAGRDKVYSYFGHSNIVNFDGTSLAECGTTPDEVTYAELSISGIRNARRHWTAENHLYNLTHRGYTALEHGVATIPYSFYKTWVEDPEKATAICESLTRTTPEQPAEEEETVILKN